In the Leptospira sp. WS4.C2 genome, one interval contains:
- a CDS encoding YgcG family protein gives MNAPLKQIEIYSRKILLALAVTASLLITFSCSPSQEGIDLRVAQVPNPKELRNSWVEDSAGVLTDTASIDQMINAEESSSGVEIAVVTLPTIESYVPKDFAVALFNHWKIGKKDKDNGILVLHVIDQRRVEIEIGYGLEGDLPDVIVKRIIDTYTIPAFKADNFQKGHWDTVAALIKKLNHPELEVEQLLSDTNNVSTADVAVENTNEQTADLRTDYYDYKGKSYTQLSDEEKQTLDRAIDTYNTTSNYFLNDEESRLWAEKTSELEKIEKEESIRYKQYFIFGYISIFILLHLLQRIVVWIIPSPTAKYHIVHNTDFPLFYGVIIAPVVFTITILSQFLDDAIFPVSIFLTIAFIVIYAIFWGDLRLRKLSERLLKIRNIARNCKKCGTKMTKLSEEEDNIHLSKGQISEEIVNSIDYDVWVCPACEANAVLKFPSINPEYIYKGTSFRKIKACPECKFETFVCKSSRIISEATYSSSGSVEVKRTCAHCKHNAVEYETIPKKQKSSSGGSSGGGGGGGSFGGGSSGGGGSGGSY, from the coding sequence GTGAATGCACCTTTAAAACAAATAGAAATCTACTCCCGTAAAATTTTACTTGCTCTCGCAGTAACAGCCTCCCTCCTCATTACTTTTTCCTGTTCCCCTTCTCAAGAAGGAATCGACTTACGAGTCGCCCAGGTTCCCAATCCCAAAGAACTAAGAAACAGTTGGGTGGAAGACAGTGCCGGAGTATTAACAGACACGGCATCCATTGACCAAATGATTAATGCAGAGGAATCATCCTCTGGAGTCGAAATTGCTGTTGTGACTCTTCCAACAATTGAAAGTTATGTGCCGAAAGATTTTGCTGTGGCTCTCTTCAACCATTGGAAAATTGGAAAAAAAGACAAAGACAATGGAATCTTAGTCCTCCATGTAATCGACCAGAGACGAGTTGAAATTGAAATTGGATATGGGTTGGAAGGTGACCTTCCCGATGTGATTGTCAAACGAATCATTGATACTTATACAATCCCTGCATTCAAAGCAGATAATTTTCAAAAAGGACATTGGGACACAGTGGCAGCACTGATCAAGAAATTGAACCACCCTGAACTTGAAGTAGAACAACTACTTTCAGATACTAACAATGTTTCCACAGCCGATGTTGCGGTAGAAAATACAAACGAACAAACGGCAGACTTAAGAACCGACTACTATGATTACAAAGGGAAATCCTACACTCAACTGAGTGACGAAGAAAAACAAACCTTGGACAGAGCCATAGATACTTACAATACGACTTCTAATTATTTTCTAAATGATGAAGAATCTAGATTGTGGGCTGAGAAAACTAGCGAATTAGAAAAAATTGAAAAAGAAGAGAGCATCCGATATAAACAATATTTTATCTTTGGCTACATCTCTATTTTTATACTATTACATCTTTTGCAAAGAATCGTTGTATGGATCATTCCATCACCGACCGCAAAATACCATATAGTTCACAATACAGACTTCCCCTTATTCTATGGTGTGATCATAGCTCCTGTTGTATTTACCATTACGATACTCTCGCAATTTCTAGATGATGCCATTTTCCCAGTTTCCATTTTCTTAACCATTGCCTTCATCGTAATTTATGCCATCTTTTGGGGTGACTTACGATTGCGTAAATTAAGCGAAAGACTTTTGAAAATTAGAAACATCGCTAGAAACTGTAAAAAATGCGGAACGAAGATGACAAAACTTTCGGAAGAGGAGGATAACATCCATTTGTCGAAAGGCCAAATTTCTGAAGAAATTGTAAATTCCATAGACTATGATGTATGGGTCTGTCCAGCGTGTGAAGCCAACGCCGTCCTCAAATTTCCTAGCATCAATCCAGAATATATTTACAAAGGTACTTCTTTTCGAAAAATTAAGGCCTGCCCCGAATGTAAGTTTGAAACCTTTGTTTGTAAATCGAGCAGAATTATCAGTGAAGCAACTTATAGTAGTTCTGGGTCAGTAGAAGTGAAAAGAACTTGTGCCCATTGTAAACACAATGCCGTTGAATATGAAACCATTCCCAAAAAACAAAAGAGTAGCTCCGGTGGTTCTTCTGGTGGTGGCGGCGGTGGGGGTAGTTTTGGTGGCGGTTCCTCTGGCGGTGGCGGAAGCGGAGGAAGTTACTAA
- a CDS encoding DUF1993 family protein, whose protein sequence is MNESIVYEITVQSFKRGLGNLIKILEKAETHSVTKKFAFENLLNARLFPDQFQLTKQIQIACDTAKLCVARITGKEAPVHEDSETNLEELKLRIGSVLQYLETYKEEDFKLVSEIKVSQPRWEGKYLTGFEYLTNHAIPNFYFHITTAYAILRHNGVEIGKKDYLGEMPFKK, encoded by the coding sequence ATGAATGAATCTATTGTATACGAAATCACTGTTCAATCTTTCAAAAGAGGACTCGGGAATTTAATTAAGATTTTAGAAAAAGCTGAAACCCACTCTGTTACCAAAAAATTTGCCTTTGAAAATTTACTCAATGCACGACTTTTTCCTGACCAATTCCAACTAACAAAACAAATTCAAATCGCGTGTGATACCGCTAAACTTTGTGTAGCTCGCATAACAGGAAAAGAAGCCCCGGTTCACGAAGATTCAGAAACTAACTTAGAGGAACTAAAACTTAGAATTGGTTCCGTTCTCCAATACTTAGAAACCTATAAAGAAGAAGATTTTAAATTGGTTTCTGAAATTAAAGTGTCACAACCGAGATGGGAAGGTAAATATTTAACAGGATTCGAATACCTCACAAACCATGCCATTCCTAATTTTTATTTTCACATAACAACTGCCTATGCGATTCTCCGGCATAATGGAGTTGAGATTGGGAAAAAAGATTATTTAGGTGAGATGCCATTTAAGAAATAG
- a CDS encoding DUF3332 family protein, whose product MKKILKTALVGLLSVGLLSNCFGKFGAIKAVYSFNGNIQIGTGKLAGFFRSLLMIFPLYIAYGIGSFLDILVFNLIEFWTDRNPIAMAEYDFDGKLVKEYSQDGQTITLTYSEWGKVLKMEAPSQKGMETVYFLKDKPEKAFRLVNGKYVEILQASGPILPPAGVKHI is encoded by the coding sequence ATGAAAAAAATATTAAAAACAGCTCTTGTCGGACTTCTGTCCGTTGGTTTACTTTCGAATTGTTTTGGAAAATTTGGCGCGATCAAAGCAGTATACTCATTTAATGGGAACATTCAAATTGGTACAGGAAAACTCGCTGGTTTCTTTCGCTCGTTACTAATGATTTTTCCTCTTTATATTGCCTATGGAATCGGTAGTTTCTTAGATATTCTGGTTTTCAATTTAATTGAATTCTGGACAGACAGAAATCCGATTGCTATGGCTGAATATGACTTTGATGGAAAACTTGTAAAAGAATACTCACAAGATGGCCAAACCATCACCCTCACTTATTCTGAATGGGGAAAGGTATTGAAAATGGAAGCTCCTTCCCAAAAAGGAATGGAAACTGTATACTTCTTAAAAGACAAACCGGAAAAAGCATTCCGTTTGGTAAATGGAAAGTATGTAGAAATCCTACAGGCCAGTGGTCCAATCCTTCCTCCAGCCGGCGTAAAACACATCTAA
- a CDS encoding response regulator, with protein MTPKICVIDDDKIYQFTTKKIISNAGIKGEVLIFSDAENALEFFNTESENRDQLPDIIFLDINMPFMDGWQFLDAFEKILPKFPKSIEVFLVSSSVDEADTDRAAKIPIISGYIFKPFTKEKLLESLSRIQS; from the coding sequence ATGACTCCCAAGATTTGTGTCATTGATGATGATAAAATTTATCAGTTCACTACCAAAAAAATCATTTCTAATGCCGGCATCAAAGGAGAAGTCCTGATTTTTTCAGATGCCGAAAATGCATTGGAGTTTTTCAATACAGAATCTGAAAATAGAGACCAACTGCCAGATATTATTTTTTTGGATATCAATATGCCCTTTATGGATGGCTGGCAATTTTTAGATGCCTTCGAAAAGATCTTACCCAAATTTCCAAAATCCATAGAAGTGTTTCTTGTGAGTTCCTCTGTAGATGAGGCCGATACGGATCGGGCTGCAAAAATTCCGATCATCTCTGGATATATTTTCAAACCATTCACAAAAGAAAAACTTTTGGAATCTTTGTCTCGCATCCAATCTTAG
- a CDS encoding FMN-binding glutamate synthase family protein: MDQILTWIETYPLSSTLIGVLVFLVLVFLRDITQKTHTIQRNFPIVGRLRYFLEMIGPELRQYWVAHDKEERPFDRTERSWIYATAKGQNSNFGFGTTEIQYEPGYPIIKHKAFPYPEAKAYIHNKDVSCIPCLKVIGTKRKFPYRPYSIVNISAMSFGSLGKNAIMALNRGARDSGAYHNTGEGGLSHYHMEGADMVWQIGTGYFGARDHSGKFSLDVLKEKVGKNPCIKMIEIKLSQGAKPGKGGILPAKKVNAEIASIRHVEEGKDCISPNSHSEFTNVKELIQFIEKIANGTGLPVGIKSAVGEIEFWEELAREMKQSSQGPDFITIDGGEGGTGAAPLTYADHVSLPFKIGFQRVYTLFQSQGLSEQIVWIGSGKLGFPDRAVVAIAMGCDLINVAREAMLSIGCIQAQKCHTDHCPAGVATQNWWLQRGVDPEIKGKRAAKYIQGFRKELLSLAHSCGYEHPGQFTGQDVEISMGMNRYQTLEGLLGYKRDEVKFTKLQDYTVFPKRQA, encoded by the coding sequence ATGGACCAGATACTTACTTGGATTGAAACCTATCCCTTGTCTTCCACTTTGATTGGAGTATTGGTGTTTCTTGTCTTAGTTTTCCTAAGAGACATCACTCAAAAAACGCACACGATTCAGAGAAACTTTCCTATCGTGGGACGGCTCCGTTATTTTCTAGAAATGATCGGACCGGAACTCAGGCAATATTGGGTTGCCCATGATAAGGAAGAACGTCCTTTTGATCGAACCGAAAGAAGTTGGATTTATGCAACTGCCAAAGGACAAAATAGTAACTTTGGATTTGGAACCACCGAAATCCAATACGAACCTGGATATCCCATTATCAAACACAAAGCTTTTCCTTATCCAGAAGCAAAAGCATACATCCATAACAAAGATGTTAGTTGTATCCCCTGTTTAAAAGTCATTGGTACCAAAAGGAAATTTCCTTATCGACCCTATTCCATTGTGAATATATCTGCAATGTCCTTTGGGTCTCTTGGAAAAAATGCAATCATGGCACTCAACAGAGGTGCGAGAGATTCCGGCGCCTATCACAACACAGGTGAAGGTGGACTGAGTCATTACCATATGGAAGGGGCCGATATGGTTTGGCAAATTGGAACCGGTTACTTTGGTGCTAGAGACCATTCTGGAAAATTTAGTTTAGATGTCCTAAAAGAGAAAGTGGGAAAGAACCCTTGTATCAAGATGATTGAAATCAAATTATCGCAAGGCGCCAAACCGGGAAAAGGTGGGATCCTTCCTGCAAAAAAAGTAAATGCAGAAATTGCTTCCATCCGCCATGTCGAAGAAGGAAAGGATTGTATTTCTCCTAACTCCCATAGTGAGTTTACCAATGTAAAAGAACTCATTCAATTCATAGAAAAAATTGCGAACGGAACGGGACTTCCTGTGGGGATCAAAAGTGCTGTTGGCGAAATCGAATTTTGGGAAGAACTCGCTCGTGAGATGAAACAAAGTTCACAAGGACCTGATTTCATCACGATCGATGGAGGAGAAGGGGGAACGGGGGCAGCCCCCCTAACCTATGCCGACCATGTTTCCTTACCTTTCAAAATTGGATTCCAAAGAGTCTATACTCTCTTCCAAAGCCAGGGTTTGTCCGAACAAATTGTGTGGATTGGTTCCGGAAAATTAGGATTTCCTGATCGAGCCGTGGTTGCGATTGCCATGGGTTGTGATCTCATCAATGTGGCTAGAGAAGCCATGTTATCCATTGGTTGTATCCAAGCACAAAAATGCCATACGGACCATTGTCCGGCCGGTGTTGCCACTCAGAATTGGTGGTTACAACGCGGTGTGGATCCAGAGATCAAAGGAAAACGTGCAGCCAAATACATCCAAGGGTTTCGAAAAGAACTTCTTAGTTTGGCTCATTCTTGTGGATACGAACACCCTGGACAATTCACCGGCCAAGACGTTGAAATCAGCATGGGAATGAACCGTTACCAAACCTTAGAAGGACTGCTCGGATACAAACGAGACGAAGTCAAATTTACAAAACTTCAGGATTATACGGTATTTCCGAAACGACAAGCCTAA
- a CDS encoding adenylate/guanylate cyclase domain-containing protein, with protein MKKLFLILMLFHLGCLSEERNVKAETKKGYLDLSQHSFTDQPFVALDGEWKFFWNTAPSQIQETDSDLLLNLPKHWNGYKMNYGSLGGFGHASFRIKLKLAKNLNETMALTVQEQDTSYAIYVNGKYLGGSGKPGTNANEYIPEVKSTIVVLPETSEITIDLYVANYVHRKGGIWNDIVLSTYTKAESRLTKRKINETMLSSILTFVGFFFFVMYFYNKDGKHTIGIFLFSLAVLLRTISTGERILIEFIDLPYSFLLRLEYLSWYWSAPLLYHYFYTIFPEDFSKRMGTFFYVLSSVLTIGLLLPPVYFTETASIYPIAFVANGIIIFIYLYRAYRKKRMESKPLLFGMLLVLIAATNDVLHAESYIHTTYIAPASVVIFVFLQVITFGRIVRQTMTKTLEFAQEQKQLSNSFSRFVPTEFLFHLGKTDIRSVDLGDQVQKRMTILFADIRSFTEFSETLTPKENFDFLNSYLQRVGPIIRHNNGFIDKFIGDAVMALFPYDINDAVKAAVEMQDAIRIYNGHRANCGYIPIEVGIGIHTGNLTLGILGEHKRMEGTVISDAVNLASRIEGITKLFSSRIVISADTFIEASEGLGYHYRLLDRVAIKGKTETVFVVEVLDGYEPEKASRLISTKDDYTLALDAFRRDDFEEAIDGFSKLLDKNPDDSVSRLFLDRCREANERAKTEFGS; from the coding sequence ATGAAAAAACTCTTTCTTATCCTCATGTTATTCCACCTTGGTTGTCTTTCTGAGGAAAGGAATGTAAAAGCAGAAACAAAGAAAGGGTATTTAGATCTTAGCCAACATTCTTTTACAGACCAACCCTTTGTAGCACTGGATGGGGAATGGAAATTTTTCTGGAACACAGCTCCTTCCCAAATACAAGAAACTGATTCAGATTTGTTGCTCAACCTTCCCAAACATTGGAATGGATACAAAATGAATTATGGTTCTCTTGGTGGATTTGGTCATGCAAGTTTCAGAATCAAATTAAAACTTGCAAAAAATCTTAACGAGACTATGGCACTTACGGTTCAAGAGCAGGACACTTCGTACGCTATTTATGTTAACGGAAAGTATTTAGGTGGATCAGGAAAACCAGGAACCAATGCAAATGAATACATTCCAGAAGTAAAATCCACCATTGTGGTTTTGCCAGAAACATCTGAAATCACCATCGATCTCTATGTTGCTAATTACGTACATAGAAAGGGCGGGATTTGGAATGATATTGTGCTTTCAACTTACACCAAAGCAGAAAGTCGGCTCACCAAACGGAAGATCAACGAAACCATGTTGTCTTCGATCCTTACATTTGTTGGATTTTTCTTTTTTGTAATGTATTTTTACAACAAAGATGGAAAACATACAATAGGAATCTTTTTATTTTCCTTAGCTGTATTGCTTAGAACCATTTCTACTGGAGAAAGGATCCTAATCGAATTTATTGATCTTCCTTACTCGTTCCTATTGCGATTGGAATATCTCTCTTGGTACTGGTCGGCACCACTACTCTACCATTATTTTTATACAATTTTTCCTGAAGACTTCTCCAAACGAATGGGAACTTTCTTTTATGTTCTTTCTTCGGTATTAACGATTGGTCTTTTGTTACCACCAGTTTATTTTACTGAGACTGCATCTATCTACCCCATTGCTTTTGTTGCCAATGGCATTATTATATTCATTTATTTATATCGTGCTTACCGGAAGAAACGGATGGAATCCAAACCATTATTGTTTGGTATGCTTTTAGTTCTCATCGCTGCTACCAACGATGTCCTTCATGCAGAATCTTACATCCATACAACTTATATAGCACCCGCAAGTGTTGTGATCTTTGTATTTTTACAAGTCATTACCTTCGGACGGATTGTTCGCCAAACCATGACAAAAACTCTGGAGTTTGCACAGGAACAAAAACAACTCAGTAATTCCTTTAGCCGTTTTGTTCCAACAGAATTTTTATTCCACTTAGGTAAAACAGATATCCGATCTGTCGATCTCGGAGATCAGGTCCAAAAAAGAATGACAATTCTCTTTGCTGACATCAGGTCCTTTACCGAATTTTCAGAAACGCTCACTCCTAAAGAAAACTTTGATTTTTTAAACAGTTACTTACAAAGAGTAGGACCGATCATTAGGCACAATAATGGATTCATCGATAAATTCATTGGTGATGCTGTTATGGCACTATTTCCTTACGATATCAATGATGCCGTCAAAGCGGCTGTCGAAATGCAGGATGCCATTCGTATTTATAATGGTCACAGAGCCAATTGTGGTTACATTCCCATCGAAGTGGGAATCGGGATCCATACGGGAAACCTCACCTTGGGAATATTAGGTGAGCACAAACGAATGGAAGGGACTGTTATTTCCGACGCAGTCAATTTAGCCTCACGTATTGAAGGGATCACCAAACTCTTTTCTTCTAGAATTGTAATCAGTGCAGATACTTTCATTGAAGCCTCTGAAGGCTTAGGATATCACTACCGGCTACTTGACCGAGTAGCAATCAAGGGAAAAACAGAAACTGTATTTGTTGTGGAAGTTTTGGATGGATACGAGCCAGAAAAAGCATCCAGACTCATTTCTACTAAAGATGATTATACATTAGCATTGGATGCATTTCGGCGAGACGATTTTGAAGAAGCTATCGATGGATTCTCAAAACTATTGGATAAAAACCCCGATGATTCTGTCTCGAGGTTATTTTTAGATCGCTGCAGAGAAGCAAACGAAAGAGCTAAAACGGAATTTGGAAGTTAA
- a CDS encoding single-stranded DNA-binding protein yields MKNLSYVILDGNLTADPEERTIAGGKSLANFTIAVNHTSNNQEGKDKEDVSYFEVEAWEKLGENCVEYLKKGSKVTVMGNLKQNRWKSPEGENRSRIKVTASTVRFDSIRKKEEKVA; encoded by the coding sequence ATGAAAAATCTATCGTACGTCATTCTGGACGGAAATTTAACCGCAGATCCAGAAGAAAGAACCATTGCGGGAGGTAAGTCGTTAGCCAATTTCACAATTGCAGTCAACCATACTTCCAACAACCAAGAAGGAAAAGACAAAGAAGACGTCTCTTACTTTGAAGTGGAAGCTTGGGAAAAACTAGGTGAGAACTGTGTAGAATACCTGAAAAAGGGCAGTAAAGTAACTGTAATGGGAAATCTGAAACAAAACCGGTGGAAGAGCCCTGAAGGAGAAAATAGATCCAGAATTAAAGTCACCGCTTCCACAGTTCGGTTTGATAGCATTCGCAAAAAAGAGGAGAAAGTCGCGTAG
- a CDS encoding PAS domain S-box protein, producing MGLPDSEILHLLTAISRELVCLHEPDGTYIYVSPNSEKIIGYKADELVGKNPYDYFHPDEKRLIQERSHQPLLRGDENIHTTFRFLHKNGNYIWLQSDNRLTIHPTTGQKYLHTSSRDISEKIDTEANLALAERRFKTLFHDSPIGLVLTGKHGYIDEANDSFANFLGYKSYEIVGKHFSEISAGEELEENFKYRDEVQKGIIDNYSIEKQYIHKSGKKVWAYITVTVLRDELGHPIHYLAQIIDINERKKSETLLLENNDRLKATTNSLLTQNKQLQAYNQIISHHLRAPVSNLRSLLDLMKETEKLEDIRELENHLEDVTETLETVLSELITTLRIQNPNSHKSEPVHISESFVNVTQLMEGELKNKQVEIQSDFSGGETIYFSKEFLETIFLHLLSNSIRYAYPDRKLRISVESFQIGSQTAISFSDNGTGIDLERYGDQIFQLRKTFHRHISGKGLGLFLIKYKMESVGGRIEVRSKPGEGATFLMYFPDGSETK from the coding sequence GTGGGACTTCCCGATTCTGAGATACTTCATCTATTAACAGCCATTAGCCGTGAGTTGGTTTGTTTACATGAACCGGACGGCACTTACATATACGTAAGCCCGAACTCAGAAAAAATCATTGGGTACAAAGCGGATGAGCTAGTAGGTAAAAATCCTTATGATTATTTTCACCCTGATGAAAAAAGACTGATCCAGGAAAGGTCACACCAGCCCCTTCTTCGTGGAGATGAAAACATTCACACAACATTCCGCTTTTTACATAAAAATGGAAACTATATTTGGCTGCAGTCTGACAACCGCTTAACGATTCATCCTACTACGGGACAAAAATATTTACATACCTCTTCCAGAGATATTTCAGAAAAAATAGACACTGAAGCGAACCTTGCACTCGCCGAACGTAGATTCAAAACTTTATTTCATGACTCACCGATTGGACTCGTCCTCACAGGAAAACACGGTTATATTGACGAAGCGAATGATTCCTTTGCCAATTTTTTGGGTTATAAAAGTTACGAAATCGTAGGGAAACATTTTTCTGAAATCAGTGCAGGTGAGGAACTAGAAGAGAATTTTAAATATAGAGATGAAGTTCAAAAAGGGATCATCGATAACTATTCAATCGAAAAACAATACATCCACAAATCGGGAAAAAAAGTTTGGGCTTATATCACGGTCACTGTCCTTCGCGACGAATTAGGCCATCCTATTCACTACCTTGCTCAAATCATTGACATAAACGAAAGGAAAAAATCGGAAACACTCCTTCTCGAAAATAATGATCGTTTAAAGGCTACAACCAATTCGCTTTTAACACAAAACAAACAACTACAAGCTTATAACCAAATCATCTCTCATCACTTAAGAGCACCTGTGAGTAATCTAAGAAGTCTTTTGGATTTGATGAAAGAAACAGAAAAATTAGAAGACATTAGAGAATTAGAAAACCATTTAGAAGATGTTACAGAAACTTTGGAAACAGTCCTCTCAGAACTGATTACCACATTAAGAATTCAAAATCCAAACTCTCATAAGTCGGAACCAGTCCATATCAGCGAATCGTTTGTGAATGTCACCCAACTGATGGAAGGTGAATTAAAGAACAAACAAGTAGAGATCCAATCCGATTTTTCGGGCGGCGAAACGATTTATTTTTCAAAAGAATTTCTAGAGACAATTTTCCTTCATTTACTAAGCAATTCCATTCGGTATGCTTACCCGGACAGAAAACTACGTATTTCGGTTGAATCCTTTCAAATTGGATCACAAACGGCAATTTCCTTTTCGGATAATGGGACGGGGATCGATTTAGAGCGGTATGGGGATCAAATTTTTCAGTTGAGAAAGACTTTTCATCGTCATATCAGTGGTAAGGGTTTGGGGCTGTTTTTGATCAAATACAAAATGGAATCTGTAGGTGGAAGGATAGAAGTGCGTTCCAAACCAGGGGAAGGGGCCACTTTCCTTATGTACTTTCCCGATGGGAGTGAAACCAAATGA
- the eat gene encoding ethanolamine permease, producing the protein MKEDQKMHKVLHSVHLWGIAVGLVISGDYFGWNFGWSKASFWEFSFAVVWIATFYVLFALCFTELAASIPQSGGPSAYAKRALGDLFGLITGYLVLVEFLLAPPAIASALGGYIHFLFPVIPAFGAGIVMFCLLLLMNLTGIKQTARFELLVTIVAVFGLLFYLAFLWPHVSFDRIPKFPEVSSMSWSSVFLSIPFAIWFFLAVEGVALASEEVRNPARDIPIGYTAGIFTLLCLAGLIFIFTASVVDIKEIAELDYPLSYVLQKLYGVDQIWPFVFTFIGLFGLVASLFGIILGNSRLIYAMAKEGYLPNYLSRLSFGSLVPQNAVLSGGVLGIFCMCFLDTAELITISALGACGMYLFSLVSYFVLRKKEPEMPRPYKAPLYPVLPAVALVLGIVACGSVCVSEPYLALGVLGFGLVLGIGYHLKQKRT; encoded by the coding sequence ATGAAAGAAGATCAAAAAATGCATAAAGTTCTACATTCTGTCCATTTATGGGGCATTGCAGTCGGACTGGTTATTTCCGGTGACTACTTTGGTTGGAACTTCGGTTGGTCCAAGGCTAGTTTTTGGGAATTCAGTTTTGCTGTAGTATGGATTGCCACTTTCTACGTGTTATTTGCGCTCTGTTTTACGGAACTTGCAGCCAGCATTCCTCAGTCTGGAGGTCCTTCTGCTTATGCGAAGAGGGCCCTAGGAGATTTGTTTGGATTGATTACTGGGTATTTGGTTTTGGTTGAATTTTTACTGGCCCCACCAGCCATTGCCTCGGCTCTTGGAGGTTACATCCATTTTCTTTTTCCCGTTATACCAGCATTTGGTGCTGGTATCGTTATGTTTTGTTTGTTGTTATTAATGAATTTAACCGGGATCAAACAAACGGCTCGGTTTGAACTCTTAGTTACCATTGTTGCTGTATTTGGACTTTTGTTTTATCTTGCCTTTCTGTGGCCTCATGTTTCCTTCGATCGGATTCCAAAATTTCCTGAAGTCAGTTCCATGTCATGGAGTTCTGTTTTTCTTTCAATTCCCTTTGCCATTTGGTTTTTTTTGGCAGTAGAAGGTGTGGCTTTAGCTTCGGAAGAAGTTCGTAATCCAGCGCGAGATATCCCTATCGGATACACTGCAGGTATTTTTACTTTACTTTGTTTGGCGGGTCTCATTTTTATTTTTACCGCATCTGTTGTCGATATTAAAGAAATTGCTGAGTTGGATTATCCTTTGTCTTATGTGTTACAAAAGTTATATGGTGTTGACCAAATCTGGCCTTTTGTATTTACTTTTATTGGTTTATTTGGCCTTGTGGCATCACTCTTTGGAATCATTCTGGGAAACTCTCGTTTGATTTATGCGATGGCAAAAGAAGGATATTTACCAAATTACCTTTCCAGACTGAGTTTTGGTTCTTTGGTTCCGCAAAATGCAGTCCTTAGTGGTGGGGTTTTGGGTATTTTCTGTATGTGTTTTTTGGACACAGCTGAACTCATCACCATCTCCGCATTAGGTGCATGTGGGATGTATCTTTTCAGTTTAGTTTCCTATTTTGTTTTACGGAAAAAAGAACCAGAGATGCCAAGGCCCTACAAAGCCCCACTTTATCCTGTGTTACCCGCTGTTGCTCTTGTTCTTGGAATTGTGGCTTGTGGTTCGGTTTGTGTTTCTGAACCCTATTTGGCACTTGGTGTTTTAGGTTTTGGTTTGGTTTTGGGAATTGGCTATCACTTAAAACAAAAGCGAACTTAA
- a CDS encoding carboxypeptidase regulatory-like domain-containing protein: MDTFISQVKVSFSRKSAGLVEPILMKSRPNLLTSLILVCLSILIGNCYFNPAVQLVVNPETSEDADPVVMLGIASALAGPRTVQITGQVVDANGVAVAGGTLTILSRTNQISGLTDTITLNEGGRFYLTLSIGETTIRVDQSGVELFTFKLSVLGPGVASIIEKSLAGPNAINLEFYTPEFIPIYFDLVSSTPYDNATFTTWPTLVTITFSENLETPSNMQSFLDANVITSPAISLDGSSSFIMNNVLQIYNSSSFSIGTNTYTFRSEIKSSTGKSLAPRTITYICNSPCNGS; encoded by the coding sequence ATGGATACTTTCATCAGCCAAGTTAAAGTTTCCTTTTCGAGAAAATCAGCCGGACTTGTGGAGCCAATTCTTATGAAAAGCCGTCCTAATTTACTGACTTCACTCATTTTAGTTTGTTTATCGATTCTTATCGGAAATTGTTACTTCAACCCAGCTGTGCAGTTGGTTGTGAATCCGGAAACTTCCGAAGATGCAGATCCAGTTGTGATGCTCGGAATTGCATCAGCCCTAGCAGGACCAAGGACTGTTCAAATCACAGGCCAAGTTGTTGATGCAAATGGTGTTGCCGTTGCCGGTGGAACCCTGACCATTCTAAGTCGAACGAATCAAATATCAGGCCTCACAGATACGATCACACTAAACGAAGGAGGAAGATTCTATCTGACCTTAAGTATAGGAGAAACAACCATCCGAGTGGACCAATCTGGTGTGGAATTATTTACATTTAAATTATCAGTGTTGGGCCCAGGGGTTGCTTCTATCATCGAAAAATCACTGGCAGGACCGAATGCTATCAATTTGGAATTTTACACTCCAGAGTTTATACCAATCTATTTTGATCTCGTATCTTCGACTCCCTATGACAATGCGACCTTTACAACATGGCCAACATTAGTAACAATTACTTTCTCCGAAAATCTGGAAACCCCATCAAATATGCAGAGCTTTTTAGATGCAAATGTCATCACGAGCCCGGCGATTTCATTAGACGGTTCCAGCTCCTTCATAATGAACAATGTTTTGCAAATCTACAACTCATCTAGTTTTTCCATTGGAACTAATACATATACATTTAGATCTGAAATTAAGTCCTCTACCGGAAAAAGTCTAGCACCTAGGACGATTACCTATATCTGTAATTCTCCTTGTAATGGATCATAA